Proteins from a genomic interval of Nasonia vitripennis strain AsymCx chromosome 3, Nvit_psr_1.1, whole genome shotgun sequence:
- the LOC100679592 gene encoding probable salivary secreted peptide yields the protein MKFFASFSAILALIAVAAASTADFSIRASLEKQVAARDESNNLIVGKRHPNDKLMYQENINKRANIVGKKTIYEEVINVPRDHVITAVRALDMMTDGTGAFVVVTGGGPGQESVSLRFKSQRFHGIYFIVQVYAKPRYQ from the coding sequence atgaagtTCTTCGCGAGTTTCTCTGCAATCCTTGCACTCATTGCTGTAGCTGCAGCATCTACTGCCGATTTTAGTATTAGAGCATCTTTGGAGAAACAGGTGGCAGCAAGAGATGAATCTAACAACCTGATTGTGGGAAAGAGACATCCCAACGACAAGCTCATGTACCAAGAGAACATTAACAAGAGAGCAAATATCGTAGGAAAGAAAACCATCTACGAGGAGGTCATCAATGTTCCAAGAGATCACGTTATTACCGCAGTTCGAGCCTTGGACATGATGACCGATGGAACCGGTGCTTTCGTCGTCGTTACTGGAGGTGGTCCAGGTCAGGAAAGCGTCAGCTTGAGATTTAAGAGCCAGAGATTTCACGGAATCTATTTCATCGTTCAAGTCTACGCCAAGCCGAGATATCAATAA
- the LOC103317398 gene encoding probable salivary secreted peptide: MASSRQLVLLIVALAVVAVSATNFRSGTRVAGDRLACSGRVDIRGVYNKIVTATRICDLSVYRMNVTQVLAFDRGLSGRGGYASITKGGPGYNNVSLYFWSQKSQPLNFTIEVYGKARY, from the coding sequence ATGGCATCGTCGAGACAGTTGGTCCTCCTCATCGTCGCCCTGGCCGTAGTCGCCGTCAGCGCAACGAACTTCAGATCCGGTACCAGAGTAGCTGGTGACCGTCTGGCCTGCTCGGGCCGCGTCGACATTCGTGGAGTGTACAACAAGATCGTCACCGCCACGAGGATCTGCGACCTATCCGTTTACAGGATGAACGTCACCCAGGTGCTCGCCTTCGACAGAGGTCTGTCCGGCAGGGGCGGCTATGCTAGCATCACCAAGGGAGGACCTGGCTACAACAACGTCAGCCTCTACTTCTGGAGCCAGAAGAGCCAGCCCCTCAACTTCACCATCGAGGTCTACGGCAAGGCCAGATATTGA
- the LOC100120031 gene encoding cytochrome P450 4C1 — MLFYIVLSALVAALVYFHISIRYSRQGRMLSKIPGPFSFPIIGSLHLFTDRTQRGLWITIRMITDTWYPICKGWAMGLPLLSVRHPDDLEVILSSQKACYKEFPYKYLRSWLNDGLLTNKGDTYRARRRMLTPAFHFNMLRRYVDIMNEQSGRLMTELRANGKEFVLDVLPIYADVSLNIIIESAMGIDLDKTDKKVIKDYKEAIEDMGIVLTYRMLRPYILDWMMTPFTEIGRKQIHALKVLREFTDKIIKERRKYHEMLGGIKGYKEFTDSLENQDESESIYAIGHKKKLPMLDILLSAEKDGLLDEKGIKEEVDTFLLGGTDTTRMVMAYFTMLMAENKKCQDKARAEVCKVLERSGGKRGMTELSQMPYLEQCIKESMRLYPIASTIFRHTVDDIQLKNYTIPAGVVVICQIIDAHRDPNFWTEPEKFDPDRFLPENCRHRHPFAYLPFSAGPRNCIGQKFGWMEVKAVCSRLLYNFYLEPIDSTRDMQLIGDFVLRPADPFHTKFIRIDRE; from the exons ATGTTATTTTACATAGTACTATCTGCATTGGTGGCGGCGTTGGTCTATTTTCATATATCTATCCGGTACAGTAGACAGGGACGAATGTTGAGTAAAATACCTGGTCCATTCAGTTTCCCCATCATTGGTAGTTTGCACCTGTTCACCGATCGAACCCAGC GTGGCCTGTGGATAACTATTCGAATGATAACCGATACCTGGTACCCTATTTGCAAGGGATGGGCTATGGGATTGCCTCTGTTGAGTGTCCGTCATCCCGATGATCTGGAG GTAATTTTATCGAGCCAAAAAGCCTGTTACAAGGAGTTCCCTTACAAATATTTACGTTCCTGGCTGAACGATGGTCTACTCACGAACAAGG GCGATACCTATCGCGCCCGACGAAGAATGTTGACGCCTGCCTTTCACTTCAATATGTTGAGAAGATACGTTGATATTATGAACGAACAATCGGGCAGATTAATGACGGAATTGAGAGCCAATGGAAAGGAATTTGTACTAGACGTTTTGCCCATCTACGCGGATGTCAGTTTGAACATTATTATAG AATCGGCTATGGGCATTGATTTGGACAAAACGGATAAGAAAGTTATAAAAGATTACAAAGAAGCCATTGAAGATATGGGTATCGTTCTCACATACAG aatGTTAAGACCGTACATACTAGACTGGATGATGACTCCATTCACGGAAATCGGGCGTAAGCAAATTCACGCTCTAAAAGTTCTTCGAGAATTCACGGATAAG ATCATCAAAGAACGAAGAAAGTATCATGAAATGCTCGGAGGTATTAAGGGTTACAAAGAATTTACAGATAGTTTGGAAAATCAAGATGAATCCGAAAGTATCTACGCCATAG gACACAAAAAGAAATTGCCAATGCTTGATATATTGCTATCAGCTGAAAAAGACGGTCTGTTGGATGAGAAGGGAATCAAGGAGGAAGTTGACACGTTCTTACTGGGC GGCACAGACACGACTAGAATGGTTATGGCGTACTTTACGATGCTGATggccgaaaataaaaaatgtcaa GATAAAGCTAGAGCCGAAGTCTGCAAAGTCTTGGAACGAAGCGGAGGCAAAAGAGGAATGACAGAGCTTTCGCAGATGCCCTACCTCGAACAGTGTATAAAAGAGTCGATGCGACTTTATCCGATCGCCTCGACGATTTTCCGCCATACGGTGGACGACATTCAACTGA AAAATTACACTATTCCGGCGGGAGTCGTCGTAATATGTCAGATCATCGATGCTCACAGAGATCCGAATTTCTGGACAGAACCGGAAAAATTCGACCCCGACAGATTTTTACCGGAGAACTGTCGCCATCGTCATCCGTTTGCTTACTTACCGTTCAGCGCGGGCCCGCGAAATTGCATCGGCCAAAAGTTCGGTTGGATGGAGGTAAAAGCCGTGTGTTCGAGATTATTATATAACTTTTATTTGGAGCCAATCGACAGCACACGTGACATGCAACTGATAGGAGACTTTGTGCTTAGACCAGCGGACCCATTTCACAcgaaatttattagaatagaTAGAGAGTGA